One Kineosporia corallincola DNA window includes the following coding sequences:
- a CDS encoding GNAT family N-acetyltransferase codes for MPSLVPPVVPAGSWGPFPQPEIEGDGLLLRPWRPGDEPFLLGAYSDPAIQHWHAFGMSKQAEAEEFIARQTRRWQQESGADWMVSADGKPLGRVGLRTLDLPYGDGEVAYWVAPDARGNGIAARSASVLIDWARNAGMHRFSLTHSTQNVASCRVATRCGFVLEGVAVRSQRHADGYHDMHLHALLLD; via the coding sequence ATGCCTTCTCTGGTTCCCCCTGTCGTCCCAGCCGGTTCCTGGGGCCCCTTCCCGCAGCCCGAGATCGAGGGCGACGGGCTGCTGCTCAGGCCGTGGCGGCCGGGCGACGAGCCGTTCCTGCTCGGCGCCTACTCCGACCCGGCCATCCAGCACTGGCACGCGTTCGGCATGAGCAAGCAGGCGGAGGCCGAGGAGTTCATCGCCCGGCAGACCCGGCGCTGGCAGCAGGAGAGCGGGGCCGACTGGATGGTGAGCGCCGACGGCAAGCCGCTGGGCCGGGTCGGGCTACGTACTCTCGACCTGCCGTACGGCGACGGCGAGGTGGCCTACTGGGTGGCTCCGGACGCCCGCGGCAACGGCATCGCGGCGCGTTCCGCCTCGGTCCTGATCGACTGGGCCAGGAACGCCGGTATGCACCGGTTCTCGCTCACCCACTCCACGCAGAACGTGGCGTCCTGCCGGGTGGCGACGCGCTGCGGGTTCGTGCTGGAGGGCGTGGCCGTGCGCTCCCAGCGTCACGCGGACGGCTACCACGACATGCACCTGCACGCGCTGCTGCTCGACTGA
- the surE gene encoding 5'/3'-nucleotidase SurE, with the protein MRALITNDDGVGSEGIITLTEAALAAGLEVTVAAPHEERSGASAMLSALEDDGKLLVDHTTVAGTDALAVHASPAMIVFVALRGAFGEPPDIVLSGVNHGPNTGQAVLHSGTVGAGLTAVSQGLPALAVSLTGSRPTRFDTARVATDQALGWFLQNLGSAYVLNVNVPDIPPGELRGLKPATPASFGAVQAEIGEAGEGFVTATFHEIGDRPDPGTDVALLQEGWATATALRPPIVADAVDLAGISSGR; encoded by the coding sequence TTGAGGGCACTGATCACGAACGACGACGGAGTGGGCAGCGAGGGCATCATCACGCTGACCGAGGCCGCACTCGCTGCCGGGCTGGAGGTCACGGTCGCGGCGCCGCACGAGGAGCGCAGCGGCGCCAGTGCCATGCTGTCGGCGCTTGAGGACGACGGAAAGCTGCTCGTCGACCACACCACCGTGGCCGGCACGGATGCCCTCGCGGTGCACGCGTCGCCGGCGATGATCGTGTTCGTCGCCCTGCGCGGCGCCTTCGGCGAGCCGCCCGACATCGTGCTGTCGGGCGTCAATCACGGACCGAACACCGGCCAGGCGGTGCTGCACTCGGGCACGGTCGGGGCCGGGCTGACCGCGGTGTCGCAGGGACTGCCGGCGCTGGCGGTGTCGTTGACCGGGTCCCGCCCCACCCGGTTCGACACCGCCCGCGTCGCCACCGACCAGGCGCTGGGCTGGTTCCTCCAGAATCTCGGCAGTGCGTACGTGCTCAACGTGAACGTGCCCGACATCCCGCCGGGCGAACTGCGTGGCCTGAAACCCGCCACGCCTGCCTCGTTCGGCGCGGTCCAGGCCGAGATCGGCGAGGCCGGAGAGGGATTCGTCACCGCGACGTTCCACGAGATCGGTGACCGGCCCGACCCCGGCACCGATGTGGCGCTGCTCCAGGAGGGCTGGGCGACGGCCACGGCCCTGCGCCCGCCGATCGTGGCCGACGCGGTGGATCTGGCCGGGATCTCCTCGGGCCGGTAG
- a CDS encoding GNAT family N-acetyltransferase → MIRELGRPGDLGWVIQAHGEMYAREFGWDSGFETLVAGIVAGYARDRDPTRENAWIAELDGQRTGSVFCMAGDRAGETDTAVLRTLLVDPAARGHGLGGKLIDTCVRFAREAGYARLRLWTTDSLVSARKLYLARGFALMDETPQHLFGVDLVGQTYLLDPLPRPGRPGDSGP, encoded by the coding sequence ATGATCCGCGAACTGGGACGCCCGGGCGATCTGGGCTGGGTGATCCAGGCGCACGGCGAGATGTATGCCCGGGAGTTCGGCTGGGACAGCGGTTTCGAGACCCTGGTGGCCGGCATCGTGGCGGGTTATGCACGCGACCGGGATCCGACACGGGAGAACGCCTGGATCGCCGAACTGGACGGGCAGCGCACCGGTTCGGTGTTCTGCATGGCCGGCGACAGGGCCGGCGAAACGGATACCGCCGTTCTGCGCACCCTGCTGGTGGACCCGGCGGCGCGGGGCCACGGGCTGGGCGGCAAGCTGATCGACACCTGCGTGCGGTTCGCCCGCGAGGCCGGGTACGCCCGGCTACGACTGTGGACGACCGACTCTCTGGTCTCGGCCCGAAAACTTTATCTTGCACGAGGTTTCGCTCTGATGGACGAAACCCCGCAGCACCTCTTCGGGGTGGACCTGGTGGGGCAGACCTACCTGCTCGACCCGCTGCCGCGGCCAGGGCGGCCGGGTGATTCAGGCCCGTAG
- a CDS encoding YdeI/OmpD-associated family protein: MTHTFSTEVELHGKTATGLRVPAGVVEALGQGKKPKVTVTLNGHSYRSSVAPYGGDFFVPLSAANRDAAGLAAGQTVQVTLAPDLAERTVEVPDDLSAALAARPGAREAFDALSPSRRRQHVESVTSAKKEETRQRRLDAVVAGLIP; the protein is encoded by the coding sequence ATGACGCACACCTTCAGCACCGAGGTCGAGCTGCACGGCAAGACGGCCACCGGCCTGCGGGTGCCGGCCGGAGTGGTCGAGGCGCTCGGCCAGGGCAAGAAGCCCAAGGTCACGGTCACGCTGAACGGCCACTCCTACCGCAGCAGCGTCGCCCCGTACGGCGGGGACTTCTTCGTTCCGCTCAGCGCGGCCAACCGCGACGCCGCCGGGCTGGCCGCCGGGCAGACCGTGCAGGTGACACTCGCCCCCGACCTGGCCGAGCGCACCGTCGAGGTTCCCGACGACCTGTCCGCGGCCCTGGCCGCCCGCCCGGGTGCCCGCGAGGCGTTCGACGCCCTGTCACCCAGCCGGCGGCGTCAGCACGTGGAATCGGTGACTTCCGCGAAGAAGGAGGAGACGCGGCAGCGCCGCCTCGACGCGGTCGTCGCCGGCCTGATCCCCTGA
- a CDS encoding methyl-accepting chemotaxis protein, with protein MPRARGQRQWTVTASVFTALAVVLSLTLVMAVLALNGLQRVVDRKDRVIDHDAALVLEARTLMDIRDARAAANRGYLFSGQTKYLGEQYKWDEAFNKQLTALRQTVDTDRGRDLVDQITRLQASFIELDKGPVQLKEAHAPPAEVVAAWEEIDDQRVTTTAAMDSLFAYLQGLVREREQAATRTAHDGVRLIVASFVVILIGSTLVASMVVRQVRGRVMTAVRSVQQSSTDLQLSARQQAEGASQQASSAAEISTTVKEMLAESRLIAEGAQDVVAAAGQTAEAGRHGRDVVLATQSSMERIRAHSGSVDQHMEDLSRRARQITGVVEIVSELAELTNIVAINASIEAAGAGGEASRFAALADEIRALADRVGGSTREIGEMVASVATAVDDTRRVSRDASDVIGEGAAQVGQAVESFEEIVSLVANTMESARQIQQSTSQQSVAVEQTDLAISAMAEATRAHQATAGDTQTTADQLASLSHVLGTLVQSAGRDTLPAEVR; from the coding sequence GTGCCTAGGGCGCGCGGGCAGCGGCAGTGGACGGTGACGGCCAGTGTCTTCACCGCGCTCGCCGTCGTGCTCAGCCTGACCCTGGTGATGGCGGTGCTCGCGCTGAACGGCCTGCAACGCGTGGTGGACCGCAAGGACCGGGTGATCGACCACGACGCCGCGCTGGTCCTCGAGGCCCGCACCCTGATGGACATTCGCGACGCCCGGGCCGCCGCCAACCGGGGCTACCTGTTCTCCGGCCAGACCAAGTACCTGGGTGAGCAGTACAAGTGGGACGAGGCGTTCAACAAGCAGCTCACCGCGCTGCGGCAAACCGTAGACACCGACCGGGGCCGGGACCTGGTCGACCAGATCACCCGGCTCCAGGCCAGTTTCATCGAGCTGGACAAGGGCCCGGTGCAGTTGAAGGAGGCCCATGCCCCGCCCGCCGAGGTGGTGGCGGCCTGGGAGGAGATCGACGACCAGCGGGTCACCACGACCGCCGCGATGGACTCGCTGTTCGCCTACCTCCAGGGGCTGGTGCGAGAACGTGAGCAGGCGGCCACCCGCACCGCCCACGACGGGGTGCGGCTGATCGTCGCCTCGTTCGTGGTGATCCTGATCGGCTCCACGCTGGTCGCCTCGATGGTGGTGCGCCAGGTGCGCGGACGGGTGATGACCGCGGTCCGCTCGGTGCAGCAGTCGTCCACCGACCTCCAGCTCAGCGCCCGGCAGCAGGCCGAGGGCGCGAGCCAGCAGGCCAGCTCGGCGGCCGAGATCTCGACCACGGTGAAGGAGATGCTGGCCGAGTCCCGGCTGATCGCCGAGGGCGCCCAGGACGTGGTGGCCGCCGCCGGGCAGACCGCCGAGGCCGGCCGGCACGGGCGCGACGTGGTGCTCGCCACCCAGTCCTCAATGGAGCGCATCCGCGCGCACTCCGGCTCGGTCGACCAGCACATGGAAGACCTCAGCCGCCGGGCCCGGCAGATCACCGGAGTCGTCGAGATCGTGTCCGAGCTGGCCGAACTGACCAATATCGTGGCGATCAACGCGAGTATCGAGGCGGCCGGCGCGGGCGGTGAGGCGTCCCGGTTCGCCGCGCTGGCCGACGAGATCCGGGCGCTGGCCGACCGGGTCGGCGGCTCGACGCGGGAGATCGGCGAGATGGTGGCGTCGGTGGCCACCGCGGTCGACGACACCCGCCGGGTCAGCCGCGACGCCTCGGACGTGATCGGCGAGGGCGCGGCCCAGGTCGGGCAGGCGGTGGAGAGTTTCGAGGAGATCGTCTCGCTGGTGGCCAACACGATGGAGTCGGCCCGGCAGATCCAGCAGTCGACCAGTCAGCAGTCGGTAGCGGTGGAGCAGACCGACCTGGCGATCTCCGCGATGGCCGAGGCCACCCGCGCGCACCAGGCCACCGCCGGCGACACCCAGACGACTGCCGACCAGCTGGCCTCGCTGTCGCACGTGCTGGGCACCCTGGTGCAGTCGGCCGGTCGGGACACCCTGCCGGCCGAGGTGAGGTGA
- a CDS encoding 1-phosphofructokinase family hexose kinase, translated as MAAQGTAVVFTPSPLLTVTIEGQPDGTPEIHVHGGGQGVWIARMMASLGAQVRLTGPFGGESGEVLRPLIEREGIIPRPLEVPYTNGAYVHDRREGEREVVATHVPPTLERHDHDHLYDLTLVEGLEASVVVLGGPDGENVVEPETYRRLAADLTAHGIPVVVDLSGDYLKAAVEGGVHLLKVSHEELMDDGLATSEEPGELLRAAGELRAAGAANVVVSRAGEPALALLGDRAVSVETPSFERADHRGAGDSMTAGLAVGTATGLPLDQALMLGAAAGTLNTTRHGLATGERELIERLRERVTLSDL; from the coding sequence ATGGCAGCTCAGGGCACCGCGGTCGTGTTCACCCCTTCGCCCCTGCTCACCGTGACCATCGAGGGGCAGCCCGACGGCACGCCGGAGATCCACGTGCACGGTGGCGGGCAGGGCGTCTGGATCGCGCGGATGATGGCGTCGCTGGGGGCGCAGGTGCGGCTCACCGGGCCGTTCGGCGGGGAGAGCGGTGAGGTGCTGCGGCCCCTGATCGAGCGCGAGGGCATCATCCCCCGACCGCTGGAGGTGCCGTACACCAACGGCGCCTACGTGCACGACCGGCGTGAGGGCGAGCGCGAGGTGGTCGCCACGCACGTCCCGCCCACCCTGGAACGTCACGACCACGACCACCTGTACGACCTGACGCTGGTCGAGGGGCTGGAGGCGTCGGTGGTGGTGCTCGGCGGGCCGGACGGCGAGAACGTGGTGGAGCCCGAGACCTACCGGCGGCTGGCGGCAGACCTGACGGCGCACGGGATTCCGGTGGTGGTGGACCTGTCGGGTGACTACCTGAAGGCCGCCGTCGAGGGCGGCGTGCACCTGCTCAAGGTGAGTCACGAAGAACTGATGGACGACGGACTGGCCACCTCGGAAGAGCCCGGCGAACTGCTGCGGGCCGCCGGTGAGCTGCGGGCGGCCGGGGCGGCGAACGTGGTCGTGTCCAGAGCCGGCGAACCTGCCCTGGCCCTGCTCGGAGACCGGGCCGTGAGCGTGGAGACGCCGTCGTTCGAGCGGGCCGACCACCGCGGGGCGGGCGACTCGATGACGGCCGGGCTGGCCGTCGGCACCGCCACCGGCCTGCCCCTGGACCAGGCCCTGATGCTGGGCGCGGCGGCGGGCACGCTGAACACCACCCGGCACGGCCTGGCCACCGGCGAGCGTGAGCTGATCGAGCGGCTGCGCGAGCGGGTGACCCTGAGCGACCTGTGA
- a CDS encoding FtsX-like permease family protein, whose translation MRGRARADRGPLLLTALVVFLAVLITAGVPPLLRTRGDRAVAEVVQGAGGDADLTASVTFDPESPAYPRARIDSSAEIVDGYYENALRYLDPSLEKVFGSPVASVGSGDLQVTSGTTPGLNMRLVYADSPRDEDHGPAVTWVAGEAPGAGQGSARTSDAPWPVQVGLSEATAKLLGAGPGDTISAQDYDKAPIEVHVSGVYRARRGTDDVWRTEPELLAPRTVTDTRGLTTSYFSVLMTGESLPDGRLATDPYSGLFVNLEFLPDPALVTRDSAPALIDALVQLEAGTKAYQIDGPPVIFGTGLDTLLQRLLNQIAVATALAAVLLSALLVAVALALLLTADLLARRRAGVLTGLRRRGASLPGLGAELAVESLAVAGIAGGAGLAVAWWLTGSLSLSWVWPVLLVAVLGAPVAAVSEAARATPRKAAPANRSARRTLAVTRQLRRITIEVAIVLAAAAAGTALAQRGVTANDVLPAVAPSLVAVTGGVLVLRLLPVLLRLFLRLGNRFRGALPLLAAGRAAATVSRPLPMVLIVTSVSLGVFALAVRATASGPGRPADDAHPLPPALADGLRDLALTCGLLLFLLAGLAVALGTFAGAGDRAETFARLRTLGMTPAATRRIALGELLPVAVIGGVVGWALGRVLASEAIGLLSLKMLNDLPADPALVVPAVTYLPIMLLPAAVVVLVLAESSVRRRERLGQVLRA comes from the coding sequence GTGAGGGGACGGGCTCGCGCCGACCGCGGCCCGCTGCTGCTCACCGCCCTGGTGGTGTTCCTCGCCGTGCTGATCACGGCCGGTGTGCCGCCGCTGCTGCGCACCCGCGGCGACCGGGCAGTGGCCGAGGTGGTGCAAGGGGCCGGGGGTGACGCGGACCTGACCGCGTCGGTGACCTTCGACCCGGAGAGCCCGGCCTATCCCCGGGCCCGCATCGACTCCTCGGCCGAGATCGTCGACGGGTACTACGAAAACGCCCTGCGCTACCTGGATCCCTCGCTGGAGAAGGTCTTCGGCTCGCCGGTGGCGTCGGTCGGCTCGGGCGATCTCCAGGTCACCTCCGGCACCACCCCGGGGCTGAACATGCGCCTGGTCTATGCCGACTCGCCCCGGGACGAGGACCACGGCCCGGCGGTGACCTGGGTGGCCGGCGAAGCACCGGGGGCCGGCCAGGGCTCCGCCCGCACCAGCGACGCGCCCTGGCCGGTGCAGGTGGGCCTGTCCGAGGCCACGGCGAAGCTGCTCGGGGCCGGCCCGGGCGACACGATCTCGGCCCAGGACTACGACAAGGCGCCGATCGAGGTGCACGTCAGCGGCGTGTACCGGGCGCGGCGCGGCACCGACGACGTCTGGCGCACCGAGCCGGAACTGCTGGCCCCGCGCACGGTCACGGACACCCGGGGCCTCACCACGAGCTACTTCTCCGTGCTGATGACCGGCGAGTCGCTGCCGGACGGGCGCCTGGCCACGGACCCCTACAGCGGGCTCTTCGTGAACCTGGAGTTCCTGCCCGACCCCGCCCTGGTCACCCGGGACAGCGCCCCGGCCCTGATCGACGCGCTGGTGCAGCTGGAGGCGGGCACCAAGGCCTACCAGATCGACGGTCCGCCAGTCATTTTCGGCACCGGCCTGGACACCCTGCTCCAGCGCCTGCTGAATCAGATCGCGGTGGCGACCGCCCTGGCGGCCGTGCTGCTGAGCGCCCTGCTGGTGGCTGTCGCGCTGGCCCTGCTGCTGACCGCCGATCTGCTCGCCCGCCGCCGGGCCGGGGTGCTCACCGGTCTGCGCCGGCGGGGCGCGTCGCTGCCGGGGCTGGGCGCCGAGCTGGCGGTGGAGTCCCTGGCGGTCGCCGGGATCGCCGGTGGCGCGGGGCTGGCGGTGGCGTGGTGGCTGACCGGGTCGCTCTCGCTGTCGTGGGTCTGGCCGGTGCTGCTGGTCGCGGTGCTCGGCGCACCGGTCGCGGCGGTGTCCGAGGCGGCGCGGGCCACACCCCGGAAGGCCGCTCCCGCCAACCGTTCCGCGCGGCGCACCCTCGCCGTCACCCGGCAGTTGCGCCGGATCACGATCGAGGTGGCGATCGTGCTGGCGGCCGCGGCCGCCGGCACCGCCCTGGCCCAGCGCGGGGTGACGGCGAACGACGTGCTGCCCGCCGTGGCCCCGTCGCTGGTCGCGGTGACCGGGGGAGTGCTGGTGCTGCGCCTGCTCCCGGTGCTGTTGCGGCTGTTCCTGCGGCTGGGCAACCGGTTCCGCGGGGCCCTGCCGCTGCTGGCCGCCGGCCGGGCCGCGGCCACGGTGTCCCGGCCGCTGCCGATGGTGCTGATCGTGACCTCGGTGTCGCTGGGGGTTTTCGCGCTGGCGGTGCGGGCGACCGCTTCCGGCCCCGGGCGGCCGGCCGACGACGCGCACCCGCTGCCCCCGGCCCTCGCCGACGGTCTGCGTGACCTGGCCCTGACCTGTGGCCTGCTGCTGTTCCTGCTGGCCGGGCTGGCGGTCGCGCTCGGCACCTTCGCCGGTGCCGGTGACCGGGCCGAGACCTTTGCCCGGCTGCGGACTCTCGGCATGACCCCGGCCGCCACCCGGCGCATCGCCCTGGGAGAACTGCTGCCCGTGGCCGTGATCGGCGGCGTGGTGGGCTGGGCACTCGGGCGGGTGCTGGCCTCCGAGGCGATCGGCCTGCTCTCGCTGAAGATGCTGAACGACCTGCCCGCCGACCCGGCGCTGGTGGTGCCGGCCGTCACCTACCTGCCGATCATGCTGCTGCCCGCGGCGGTGGTGGTGCTGGTGCTGGCCGAGTCGTCGGTGCGTCGCCGGGAACGCCTCGGCCAGGTACTACGGGCCTGA
- a CDS encoding YciI family protein yields MAWFITIGYGDQEGYDRTEPAVREAAHAHDARLAGGGVRMGVAGAPVQVRNHDATGPLVRPGAYLTSGLPVAGFAVIEADSIEQAVEMVAGTPCAVAHGVVEVWPVLSAP; encoded by the coding sequence ATGGCATGGTTCATCACGATCGGGTACGGCGACCAGGAGGGCTACGACCGCACGGAACCGGCCGTGCGGGAGGCGGCCCACGCCCACGACGCCCGGCTGGCCGGGGGCGGCGTGCGGATGGGCGTGGCCGGTGCCCCGGTGCAGGTACGCAACCACGATGCCACCGGGCCCCTCGTGCGTCCCGGCGCGTATCTGACGTCGGGCCTGCCGGTCGCCGGGTTCGCGGTGATCGAGGCGGATTCGATCGAGCAGGCCGTGGAGATGGTGGCGGGCACCCCGTGCGCCGTCGCCCACGGGGTGGTGGAGGTCTGGCCGGTGCTGTCCGCGCCGTAG
- a CDS encoding TetR/AcrR family transcriptional regulator, with protein MPDSRKDQLLELTHDYVRQHGLADLSLRPLAAAVGSSPRVLLFLFGSKDGLVKALLERARDDELRLLRTLPEAGLIDTAHLLWGWLRDPGHRGSVTLWAEAYARSLVARDEVWAGFAERTVNDWLGFLAARQDDSERGTTRALAVRTAVLMALRGALLDLLATGDDERVTAALECTLHGLAGGASSPRGSMDA; from the coding sequence GTGCCGGACAGTCGCAAGGACCAGTTGCTCGAACTCACCCACGACTACGTGCGGCAGCACGGTCTGGCCGACCTGTCGCTGCGCCCGCTGGCCGCCGCGGTCGGGTCCAGCCCACGCGTGCTGCTGTTCCTGTTCGGGAGCAAGGACGGCCTGGTCAAGGCCCTGCTGGAACGGGCCCGCGACGACGAACTGCGGCTGCTGCGAACACTTCCCGAGGCCGGCCTGATCGACACCGCGCACCTGCTGTGGGGGTGGCTGCGCGATCCGGGGCACCGCGGGTCGGTCACGCTCTGGGCCGAGGCGTACGCCCGGTCGCTGGTGGCCCGCGACGAGGTCTGGGCCGGCTTCGCCGAGCGAACGGTGAACGACTGGCTGGGTTTCCTGGCCGCGCGTCAGGACGATTCCGAACGGGGGACGACGCGGGCCCTCGCCGTCCGTACCGCTGTTCTGATGGCCCTGCGCGGTGCTCTGCTCGACCTGCTGGCCACCGGGGACGACGAACGGGTCACCGCCGCTCTGGAGTGCACCCTCCACGGGCTCGCGGGTGGAGCGTCGTCCCCCCGTGGTTCGATGGACGCCTGA
- a CDS encoding FAD binding domain-containing protein produces the protein MKPFAYAVAGAPADAVRRISGSPGARFLGGGTNLVDLMRLGVESPDLLVDVTRLDLDRIEPVDGGGVRIGAGVRNSDLAADPRLRVAYPMLSQALLSGASGQLRNLATVGGNLLQRTRCPYFQDVTKPCNKRSPGSGCPARTGVHRDLAILGASEHCIATHPSDFAVALAAIGARVHVTGPAGDRTLKVTELYRSPGEDPSRDTVLDPADLITAVELPPSGPAHRTSLYRKARDRASYAFAVGSVAAGLGLTPDGEVGEVRIALGAVAHKPWRARLAEAALTGRPATVEEFRRAAGIELAAAEPLPDNAFKVTLSQNLIVAALLELAGGEAR, from the coding sequence ATGAAGCCGTTCGCCTACGCCGTGGCCGGGGCTCCGGCCGATGCCGTGCGGCGGATCTCCGGCAGCCCGGGTGCGCGTTTCCTGGGTGGGGGAACCAACCTCGTGGACCTGATGCGGCTCGGGGTGGAATCGCCCGACCTGCTCGTCGACGTGACCCGCCTGGACCTCGACCGCATCGAGCCCGTCGACGGCGGAGGGGTACGGATCGGCGCCGGCGTGCGCAACTCCGACCTGGCCGCCGACCCCCGGCTGCGCGTCGCCTACCCGATGCTGTCACAGGCCCTCCTCTCCGGAGCCTCGGGCCAACTGCGCAACCTGGCCACCGTGGGCGGGAACCTGTTGCAGCGCACCCGGTGCCCGTACTTCCAGGACGTGACCAAGCCGTGCAACAAGCGCAGCCCCGGCAGCGGCTGCCCGGCCCGCACCGGCGTGCACCGCGACCTGGCGATCCTCGGTGCAAGCGAGCACTGCATCGCCACCCACCCGTCCGACTTCGCCGTGGCCCTGGCCGCCATCGGCGCCCGGGTGCACGTGACCGGCCCGGCCGGCGACCGCACGCTGAAGGTGACCGAGCTGTACCGGTCACCCGGCGAGGACCCCTCCCGGGACACGGTTCTCGACCCGGCAGACCTGATCACCGCGGTCGAGCTGCCGCCCTCCGGGCCGGCGCACCGCACCTCGCTGTACCGCAAGGCCCGCGACCGTGCCTCGTACGCCTTCGCCGTCGGCTCGGTGGCCGCAGGGCTCGGCCTGACGCCCGACGGCGAGGTCGGCGAGGTGCGTATCGCCCTGGGCGCCGTGGCCCACAAGCCGTGGCGCGCCCGTCTGGCCGAGGCCGCCCTGACCGGCCGCCCGGCCACCGTGGAGGAGTTCCGCCGTGCCGCCGGCATCGAGCTGGCCGCCGCCGAGCCGCTGCCCGACAACGCCTTCAAGGTGACGCTCAGCCAGAACCTCATCGTGGCAGCGCTTCTCGAACTGGCCGGGGGTGAGGCCCGATGA